A genomic window from Elaeis guineensis isolate ETL-2024a chromosome 3, EG11, whole genome shotgun sequence includes:
- the LOC105041786 gene encoding ABSCISIC ACID-INSENSITIVE 5-like protein 2 yields MGLRAMVSPNRGQGPQCPPPFVRQGSVPNLTLDEVPSHLSELGKPLNAMNLNELLNSVMAVEQHIHAPSSSLSSASTAQPLSENYNMNCPLIHKTLDEIWQEVIQLEGQGNTESPATFGETTLKDILVRAGTINMGSSGCGGVEGDSQALFSVDPEQQEDWLQYQLAAAQQQQQQHQHMALLGSGLSVLGNAISNAGFSEIQQMGLPMVSMAMTRTTSSDSHTPTETHRPDEIVDKNIERRQKRMIKNRESAARSRARKQAYINQLEEEVRQLTNTNKRLKKQKEGDMLLHLSTPSVPRYQLRRTSSAPF; encoded by the exons ATGGGGCTCAGAGCCATGGTTTCCCCCAATAGAGGTCAAGGACCTCAATGCCCACCCCCTTTCGTAAGACAAGGTTCAGTGCCCAACCTCACGCTTGATGAGGTTCCAAGCCACCTTTCAGAGCTTGGTAAGCCATTGAATGCTATGAACCTAAATGAGCTATTAAATTCAGTCATGGCAGTGGAGCAACATATTCATGCCCCATCTTCGTCATTGTCATCTGCCAGCACTGCCCAACCTCTTTCTGAAAATTATAACATGAACTGTCCTCTTATCCACAAGACTCTTGATGAGATATGGCAAGAGGTCATCCAACTAGAAGGGCAAGGCAATACCGAGAGTCCTGCAACATTTGGAGAGACTACACTTAAGGACATCCTGGTTCGAGCAGGTACCATTAACATGGGATCTTCGGGCTGTGGAGGAGTTGAAGGGGATTCGCAGGCTTTGTTCTCGGTTGATCCAGAACAGCAAGAGGATTGGCTGCAATACCAATTGGCTGCTgctcaacagcagcagcagcagcatcaGCATATGGCTCTACTGGGCTCAGGCTTGTCGGTATTAGGGAATGCAATATCTAATGCAGGGTTTAGTGAGATCCAACAAATGGGGCTTCCTATGGTGTCCATGGCGATGACAAGAACTACCTCATCAGACTCACATACACCTACAGAGACACATCGGCCTGATGAGATCGTTGATAAGAATATTGAGAGGAGGCAGAAGAGGATGATAAAAAATCGAGAGTCGGCAGCTAGGTCGAGAGCAAGGAAACAG GCTTATATAAACCAGTTAGAAGAAGAGGTGAGACAATTGACAAACACAAATAAGCGGCTCAAGAAGCAGAAG
- the LOC105041661 gene encoding small ribosomal subunit protein eS27y, which yields MDQPPHIDQTNSPALSPINYHGEVRVLSSLPPRLLCRSLGFRSISTVSFRLPRDGSSERHRSPEPPAELEKRRHKLKRLVQSPNSFFMDVKCQGCFNITTVFSHSQTVVVCGNCQTVLCQPTGGRARLTEGCSFRRKGD from the exons ATGGATCAACCTCCCCATATCGACCAAACGAACAGCCCAGCACTCAGCCCTATAAATTACCACGGAGAAGTTAGGGTTTTATCCTCCCTGCCTCCTCGTCTTCTCTGCCGCTCTCTCGGTTTCAGATCCATCTCTACTGTTTCCTTTCGACTTCCACGAGATG GTTCTTCCGAACGACATCGATCTCCTGAACCCCCAGCGGAGCTCGAGAAGAGGAGGCACAAGCTCAAGCGCCTCGTCCAATCCCCCAACTCCTTCTTCATG GATGTCAAGTGCCAAGGATGCTTCAACAT AACTACTGTGTTTAGCCACTCTCAGACTGTCGTGGTGTGTGGGAACTGCCAGACTGTGTTGTGCCAGCCGACTGGAGGGCGTGCGAGGCTCACTGAGGGATGTTCTTTCCGGCGGAAAGGAGACTGA